Proteins encoded in a region of the Populus nigra chromosome 3, ddPopNigr1.1, whole genome shotgun sequence genome:
- the LOC133688163 gene encoding cytidine deaminase 1-like, translating to MDGPIFVIEASEAESMAKQSGLTVLQLLPALVKSAQALARPPISNYHVGAVGLGSSGRIFLGGNLEFPGLPLHHSVHAEQFLITNLTLNAEPSLKYVAVSAAPCGHCRQFLQEIRHAPDVQILITGDSTNNQSYKNDLADKQQFEPLSCLLPHRFGPDDLLDKDIPLLLETRHNNLSFVGDALLPNGICASFEDLKNEALEAANKSHAPFTNCPSGVALMDCEGKVYRGSYMESAAYNPSIGPVQAALVAYVMGGRGGGYDRIVAAVLVEKQGAKAKQEQTARLLLKEISPKCELKVFHCGSSSSFNDCNNQNSC from the coding sequence atggatgGACCCATATTCGTAATTGAAGCATCCGAAGCCGAATCGATGGCAAAACAATCAGGCCTCACAGTCCTCCAGCTGCTCCCAGCCCTGGTCAAATCAGCCCAGGCCTTGGCTCGCCCGCCGATATCCAACTACCACGTGGGTGCCGTAGGTCTTGGATCCTCCGGCCGCATCTTCTTGGGTGGCAACCTAGAATTCCCTGGCCTCCCTCTCCATCATTCTGTCCACGCCGAACAATTCCTCATCACCAATCTCACTCTTAATGCAGAACCCTCCCTCAAATACGTTGCTGTCTCCGCCGCCCCTTGTGGCCACTGCCGTCAATTCCTTCAGGAAATCCGCCACGCCCCTGATGTACAAATCCTCATCACGGGTGATAGTACTAACAACCAGAGTTACAAGAATGATTTAGCAGATAAACAACAATTTGAGCCCTTGTCGTGTCTTCTACCACATAGGTTCGGACCTGATGATCTTTTGGATAAGGATATTCCCTTGCTTTTAGAAACCCGTCATAATAACTTGTCGTTTGTAGGTGATGCTTTGTTACCAAATGGTATCTGTGCTTCTTTTGAAGATCTGAAAAATGAGGCTTTGGAGGCTGCCAATAAGTCTCATGCACCCTTTACTAATTGCCCATCAGGGGTGGCGTTAATGGATTGTGAAGGAAAGGTTTATAGAGGGTCGTATATGGAGTCTGCCGCCTATAATCCCAGCATAGGGCCGGTGCAGGCGGCTTTGGTGGCATATGTGATGGGAGGGAGGGGTGGTGGGTATGACAGGATTGTTGCTGCTGTGTTGGTGGAGAAACAAGGGGCTAAGGCAAAACAGGAGCAGACGGCGAGATTGCTTTTGAAGGAGATTTCACCCAAGTGTGAGCTTAAAGTGTTTCATTGTGGTTCCAGCTCCAGTTTCAATGATTGTAACAATCAGAATTCCTGTTGA
- the LOC133688157 gene encoding thioredoxin-like 2, chloroplastic, producing the protein MADVVGLPSLRSLRVPSYLLASNNSTSLQPLLSHNQISFSDKRISLSRFSSSPRDQFLSFKVHATVAETDQPKWWERNAGPNMIDIHSTDEFLNALSQAEDRLVIVEFYGTWCASCRALFPKLCRTAEDHPEILFLKVNFDENKPMCKSLNVKVLPYFHFYRGAHGQLESFSCSLAKFQKIKDSIEMHNTARCSIGPPKGVGELTLESVSVSQDKPVGST; encoded by the exons ATGGCGGATGTGGTTGGATTACCATCCCTTCGCTCGCTTCGCGTCCCTTCTTATCTGCTAGCCTCCAACAACTCTACTTCTCTCCAACCCCTCCTCTCTCATAATCAGATTAGTTTTTCAGATAAGAGGATCTCTCTTTCTCGCTTCTCTTCCTCTCCCAGGGACCAATTCCTCTCTTTCAAG GTACATGCAACTGTTGCTGAAACTGACCAACCAAAATGGTGGGAGAGGAATGCAGGACCAAATATGATTGACATTCATTCGACAGATGAATTTTTGAATGCCTTAAGTCAAGCTGAGGATAGGCTAGTAATTGTCGAATTTTATGGGACCTGGTGCGCTTCTTGTCGAGCCTTATTTCCCAAG CTCTGCAGAACAGCTGAAGACCATCCTGAAATTTTATTCCTGAAAGtcaattttgatgaaaacaagCCTATGTGCAAAAGTTTGAATGTTAAGGTGCTTCCTTATTTCCACTTCTATCGAGGAGCCCATGGACAGCTTGAATCTTTTTCATGTTCACTAGCTAAG tttcaaaaaataaaagattctaTTGAGATGCACAACACAGCCCGTTGCAGCATTGGTCCTCCCAAGGGAGTTGGAGAGCTGACTCTTGAATCTGTGTCAGTGTCACAGGACAAGCCAGTAGGATCTACATGA